A single region of the Populus nigra chromosome 2, ddPopNigr1.1, whole genome shotgun sequence genome encodes:
- the LOC133681726 gene encoding AUGMIN subunit 2-like isoform X2 yields MSMGNDTTWVGKKPIRRIGGMSDALSIAADLGFSVASPPSQLEKLSTTSGEKGDDLIRVLRELTAVQRKIADLQVELQGRKDDKNVAHLTHVSEMEKKIDTLSRITTILKDVIHNKDRIIARLQQPYSLDCIPVEAEYQKQFSELLMKAAGDYGALTASAADFQWSQNFKESPSVWGEMLRPIPVALASCTRFFEAMSAMRESFATLQNLRVGHLGKDSSERGFGDSHCVTPPWRNDSSFDDLAIKTVRRQELERQEACDGGGDGGGVHQVDDTSHRRLSWPPSVKHNGI; encoded by the exons atgTCCATGGGCAACGATACAACCTGGGTTGGTAAAAAGCCCATCAGACGCATCGGTGGCATGTCCGATGCCCTCTCCATCGCTGCCGATCTCGGATTTTCTGTTGCCTCTCCCCCTTCTCAG CTTGAGAAGTTATCCACCACAAGTGGCGAAAAGGGTGATGACTTAATTAGAGTTTTAAGGGAACTAACTGCAGTCCAAAGAAAGATAGCTGATCTACAAGTAGAACTTCAGGGTCGCAAG GATGACAAGAATGTGGCGCATTTGACGCATGTCAGTGAAATGGAAAAGAAGATTGACACATTATCAAGGATTACTACCATACTGAAGGATGTCATTCATAATAAG GATCGCATTATAGCTCGTCTTCAACAACCATATTCACTGGATTGCATACCAGTAGAAGCAGAATACCAG AAACAATTTTCAGAATTGCTGATGAAGGCCGCTGGTGATTATGGTGCTTTGACAGCTTCAGCTGCAGATTTCCAATGGAGCCAGAACTTTAAGGAGTCTCCTTCAGTGTGGGGG GAAATGTTACGTCCTATTCCCGTTGCTTTAGCATCCTGCACTCGATTCTTTGAAGCCATGTCTGCCATGAGAGAATCATTTGCTACCCTTCAAAATTTGAGAGTTGGCCATTTAGGTAAAGATTCTTCAGAGAGAGGATTTGGGGATTCACACTGTGTGACTCCTCCCTGGAGAAATGACTCAAGCTTTGATGACTTGGCAATCAAAACTGTGAGGAGACAAGAACTTGAGCGGCAAGAAGCATGTGATGGAGGTGGTGATGGAGGTGGCGTTCATCAAGTCGATGACACAAGCCATAGGAGATTATCTTGGCCTCCATCTGTTAAACACAATGGTATATAA
- the LOC133681726 gene encoding AUGMIN subunit 2-like isoform X1 — MSMGNDTTWVGKKPIRRIGGMSDALSIAADLGFSVASPPSQEQLEKLSTTSGEKGDDLIRVLRELTAVQRKIADLQVELQGRKDDKNVAHLTHVSEMEKKIDTLSRITTILKDVIHNKDRIIARLQQPYSLDCIPVEAEYQKQFSELLMKAAGDYGALTASAADFQWSQNFKESPSVWGEMLRPIPVALASCTRFFEAMSAMRESFATLQNLRVGHLGKDSSERGFGDSHCVTPPWRNDSSFDDLAIKTVRRQELERQEACDGGGDGGGVHQVDDTSHRRLSWPPSVKHNGI, encoded by the exons atgTCCATGGGCAACGATACAACCTGGGTTGGTAAAAAGCCCATCAGACGCATCGGTGGCATGTCCGATGCCCTCTCCATCGCTGCCGATCTCGGATTTTCTGTTGCCTCTCCCCCTTCTCAG GAACAGCTTGAGAAGTTATCCACCACAAGTGGCGAAAAGGGTGATGACTTAATTAGAGTTTTAAGGGAACTAACTGCAGTCCAAAGAAAGATAGCTGATCTACAAGTAGAACTTCAGGGTCGCAAG GATGACAAGAATGTGGCGCATTTGACGCATGTCAGTGAAATGGAAAAGAAGATTGACACATTATCAAGGATTACTACCATACTGAAGGATGTCATTCATAATAAG GATCGCATTATAGCTCGTCTTCAACAACCATATTCACTGGATTGCATACCAGTAGAAGCAGAATACCAG AAACAATTTTCAGAATTGCTGATGAAGGCCGCTGGTGATTATGGTGCTTTGACAGCTTCAGCTGCAGATTTCCAATGGAGCCAGAACTTTAAGGAGTCTCCTTCAGTGTGGGGG GAAATGTTACGTCCTATTCCCGTTGCTTTAGCATCCTGCACTCGATTCTTTGAAGCCATGTCTGCCATGAGAGAATCATTTGCTACCCTTCAAAATTTGAGAGTTGGCCATTTAGGTAAAGATTCTTCAGAGAGAGGATTTGGGGATTCACACTGTGTGACTCCTCCCTGGAGAAATGACTCAAGCTTTGATGACTTGGCAATCAAAACTGTGAGGAGACAAGAACTTGAGCGGCAAGAAGCATGTGATGGAGGTGGTGATGGAGGTGGCGTTCATCAAGTCGATGACACAAGCCATAGGAGATTATCTTGGCCTCCATCTGTTAAACACAATGGTATATAA